Proteins encoded in a region of the Mucilaginibacter sabulilitoris genome:
- a CDS encoding enoyl-CoA hydratase/isomerase family protein has product MDYQNLLIENKERIQYIIINRESKLNALNKDTLSELHIAFSEAFSNPAVGGIIITGAGPKAFVAGADISEFASFDVAQGTALAREGHARVFDLIANGNKPVIAAINGFALGGGLELAMACHIRLASETAKMGLPEVTLGLIPGYGGTQRLAQLIGKGKALEMILTADMITAVVAHQYGLVTHVVCPEDLLTTAEEILQKILQRAPLALASAIRSVNAGCADGVDGFQTEIDEFGKCFGTQDFKEGVDAFLNKRKPEFKGQ; this is encoded by the coding sequence ATGGACTATCAAAATCTGTTAATAGAAAATAAGGAGCGCATACAATATATTATCATCAACCGAGAAAGCAAACTTAATGCGCTCAATAAAGATACCCTTTCCGAACTGCATATTGCCTTTTCAGAGGCGTTCAGTAACCCGGCTGTTGGGGGCATTATCATAACCGGCGCGGGGCCAAAAGCATTTGTTGCCGGGGCCGACATCAGCGAGTTTGCCAGCTTTGACGTTGCCCAGGGTACTGCCCTGGCGCGCGAAGGGCACGCCCGCGTATTTGATTTAATTGCCAATGGTAACAAACCGGTAATTGCCGCCATTAATGGCTTTGCCCTGGGCGGCGGTTTAGAGCTGGCTATGGCCTGCCATATCCGCCTTGCTTCAGAAACTGCTAAAATGGGTTTGCCCGAAGTAACCCTGGGCCTGATACCCGGCTACGGCGGTACCCAGCGACTTGCACAGCTGATAGGTAAGGGTAAGGCATTGGAAATGATACTCACTGCCGATATGATAACCGCGGTAGTAGCGCACCAATACGGCCTGGTGACCCACGTGGTTTGCCCCGAAGATCTGCTGACTACCGCCGAAGAGATACTGCAAAAAATACTGCAACGGGCACCGCTGGCATTAGCCTCTGCCATCCGCTCGGTGAATGCCGGATGTGCTGATGGGGTAGATGGTTTTCAAACCGAAATTGATGAATTCGGTAAATGTTTTGGAACGCAAGATTTTAAAGAAGGCGTGGATGCTTTTCTTAACAAACGGAAACCTGAGTTTAAAGGGCAATAA
- a CDS encoding succinate dehydrogenase cytochrome b subunit, with the protein MSEFKQTFNSSLGKKLIMALTGLFLCTFIIVHVGGNLLLFSNDNGFGFNVYANFLTHFPPIEVVAWILYLCIAIHALYGLILTIKNRKSRPVGYAIQPKADASWSSKNMGLLGSILFLFIVIHMGDFWYKYKYTNAVAFKEYRTDLATGQTTVSDYTPASADFNHSVSTENNVEIVRVKDLHARVAHSFSNVWYVLLYVIAMGALSFHLLHGFQSAFRTLGWVHRKYTPIVYAVGTWFFAVIIPVAFALMPLYYFFFYKG; encoded by the coding sequence ATGAGCGAATTTAAACAAACCTTTAACTCATCGCTGGGAAAAAAGCTGATCATGGCTTTAACAGGCTTGTTTTTGTGTACATTTATTATTGTACACGTTGGAGGTAACCTGTTGCTGTTTAGCAACGACAATGGCTTTGGCTTTAATGTTTATGCCAATTTTTTAACACATTTTCCACCTATCGAGGTTGTTGCGTGGATCTTGTACCTGTGTATAGCAATACATGCATTATACGGCCTTATTTTAACTATTAAGAACCGTAAGTCAAGACCTGTAGGTTATGCAATTCAGCCAAAAGCTGATGCATCATGGTCATCAAAAAACATGGGGTTATTAGGTTCAATCCTGTTTTTATTTATCGTAATACACATGGGCGACTTTTGGTACAAGTATAAATATACTAACGCTGTTGCTTTTAAGGAGTACCGTACTGACCTGGCAACCGGTCAAACAACTGTATCGGATTATACACCTGCTTCTGCCGACTTTAACCATTCTGTTTCTACCGAAAATAATGTGGAAATAGTAAGGGTAAAAGATTTGCATGCACGTGTAGCCCATAGCTTCAGCAATGTATGGTATGTACTATTATATGTAATAGCAATGGGCGCTTTATCATTCCACCTGCTGCATGGCTTTCAGAGTGCTTTCCGCACACTGGGTTGGGTACATCGTAAGTACACACCTATTGTATATGCTGTAGGCACCTGGTTTTTCGCAGTTATTATCCCGGTTGCTTTTGCGCTAATGCCGTTGTATTACTTTTTTTTCTACAAAGGTTAA
- the pdeM gene encoding ligase-associated DNA damage response endonuclease PdeM gives MIISAATPFTLLGQNLSLLPQKALYWEQQKALIVADMHFGKVGHFRKAGIAVPRDMEQSDLATLSDLIHEYKPEKLLFLGDLFHSDMNNDWDWFILWRSQFPGLQIILIRGNHDIIADSHYQNLNIELHNELLIGPFLMLHHPLSDTGLQNASGYVFCGHIHPGVSLSGRGRQSITLPCFAFGSEQAILPSFGKFTGKVAIRSQKTDRIFAVLKDKVLVID, from the coding sequence ATGATAATCAGTGCGGCAACTCCATTTACTTTACTCGGGCAAAACCTATCCCTGCTCCCTCAAAAAGCACTTTACTGGGAACAGCAAAAAGCGCTGATTGTAGCCGACATGCATTTTGGCAAGGTTGGGCATTTCCGTAAAGCCGGTATCGCGGTGCCCCGCGATATGGAGCAAAGCGATCTGGCTACCCTGAGCGACCTGATACATGAATACAAGCCCGAAAAGCTCTTGTTCCTGGGCGATTTGTTTCACAGCGACATGAATAATGATTGGGATTGGTTTATCCTTTGGCGCAGCCAATTCCCCGGTCTGCAGATCATCCTGATCCGTGGCAACCATGATATTATTGCCGATAGCCACTACCAAAACCTGAATATCGAACTGCATAACGAACTGCTTATCGGGCCCTTCCTGATGCTGCACCACCCCTTGTCAGATACCGGCCTGCAAAACGCGAGCGGCTATGTTTTTTGCGGGCACATTCACCCCGGTGTTAGCCTGAGCGGGCGGGGGAGGCAATCTATAACCCTACCGTGTTTTGCCTTCGGCAGTGAGCAGGCGATACTACCGTCGTTCGGAAAATTCACCGGAAAGGTTGCTATCCGCAGTCAAAAAACCGACCGGATATTCGCGGTTTTAAAAGATAAGGTGCTCGTTATTGACTAA
- a CDS encoding outer membrane beta-barrel protein has protein sequence MKNTLKISALALAFAGLAFGAKAQTTTPTTTSTTTKDGIRYSIGVDAGIALGDFKDNYKWNLGGSVQADIPVLSNQLFVTVNAGYNNVFAKNDIPSNPTDFHLIPVKAGLKYFPIENFYVQGEAGAAFLLNKSDVGANKSTAFVWAPQVGVQFPVSANGNFIDAGIRYEATTKFASNFDQSKVNLIGIRVAYGF, from the coding sequence ATGAAAAATACATTAAAAATTTCAGCTCTTGCTTTAGCTTTTGCAGGTCTTGCATTTGGCGCTAAAGCACAAACAACTACCCCTACAACCACTTCTACTACTACTAAAGACGGCATCCGTTACAGCATTGGTGTTGATGCAGGCATTGCACTTGGCGATTTTAAAGATAACTACAAATGGAACTTAGGTGGTTCGGTACAGGCCGATATCCCGGTATTATCAAACCAGTTATTTGTTACTGTTAACGCAGGATATAATAACGTATTTGCTAAAAATGATATTCCTTCAAACCCTACCGATTTTCACCTTATTCCGGTTAAAGCTGGTTTAAAATACTTCCCTATCGAAAACTTTTATGTTCAGGGCGAAGCCGGTGCTGCTTTCTTGCTAAACAAATCTGACGTTGGCGCTAATAAATCAACCGCGTTTGTATGGGCTCCGCAAGTAGGTGTTCAGTTCCCGGTTAGTGCAAACGGTAACTTTATTGATGCGGGCATTCGTTACGAAGCCACTACTAAATTTGCATCAAACTTTGATCAAAGCAAAGTTAACCTGATCGGTATCCGCGTAGCGTACGGGTTTTAA
- a CDS encoding sigma-54-dependent transcriptional regulator, translating into MKKILIIDDEVNVALLLSKFLTRNGFDVSTASSGTSGMEALKNEEFNLVLCDFRLEDTDGREMLRNIKTQYPKTGVIIITGYSDIKMAVELIKMGAYDYITKPLYPDEILNTINKAFETHHALVEEMPVDNIITDKSKTRDNKKQIFASEFVAGTGRASKELLRQIELVAPTNYSVIILGESGTGKESVAKSIHLNSPRHSQPFIAMDCGSLTKELAASEFFGHEKGSFTGALYTKIGHFEMANGGTLFLDEVGNLSYEIQAALLRTVQERKVKRIGSTKEIDLDVRIIIATNENLQEGIQRGKFREDLYHRFNEFTIYMPPLRDRGTDIMLLAEHFLKSVNAELGRNVTTFSAEVVDCFMNYRWPGNIRELKNVIRRAALLAEDSEITMKALPLEISNFKAPSFEPGFTTTHEVPEMKEARHDLKNAALEAEYETIIKVLREVNFNKTKAAEILNIDRKTLYNKMKAINLK; encoded by the coding sequence ATGAAGAAAATCCTCATCATTGATGATGAAGTTAATGTGGCTTTATTGCTATCTAAATTTTTAACCCGGAACGGCTTTGATGTAAGTACCGCTTCGAGCGGAACAAGCGGCATGGAAGCCTTAAAAAACGAAGAATTCAATCTTGTTTTATGCGATTTCAGGCTGGAAGATACCGATGGCCGCGAGATGCTCAGAAATATTAAAACTCAATATCCCAAAACCGGAGTGATCATTATTACCGGGTATTCGGATATTAAAATGGCGGTTGAGCTCATAAAAATGGGCGCATATGATTATATCACCAAACCGCTGTATCCCGATGAAATATTAAATACTATTAATAAGGCATTTGAAACGCATCATGCCCTGGTTGAAGAAATGCCGGTTGATAATATAATTACAGATAAATCAAAAACCAGGGACAACAAAAAGCAGATTTTTGCGTCGGAGTTTGTTGCCGGTACAGGCAGGGCTTCAAAAGAGCTGTTACGGCAAATAGAACTGGTTGCCCCTACTAACTATAGTGTAATTATTTTAGGAGAAAGCGGCACCGGTAAGGAGTCGGTTGCAAAAAGCATTCACCTTAATAGTCCGCGGCACAGTCAGCCATTTATAGCTATGGATTGCGGATCCTTAACTAAGGAGCTGGCCGCGAGCGAGTTTTTTGGTCATGAAAAAGGATCATTTACAGGGGCCTTATATACCAAAATAGGGCATTTTGAAATGGCTAATGGCGGTACATTGTTTTTAGATGAGGTGGGGAACCTGTCGTACGAAATACAGGCAGCACTGCTGCGCACCGTTCAGGAGCGGAAAGTTAAAAGGATAGGCAGTACTAAAGAAATTGATCTTGATGTACGTATTATTATAGCTACCAACGAAAACCTGCAGGAAGGTATACAAAGAGGAAAATTCAGGGAAGATCTTTATCACCGCTTTAATGAGTTTACCATATATATGCCGCCCTTGCGTGATCGTGGTACCGATATTATGCTGCTTGCTGAACATTTTTTAAAATCGGTTAATGCAGAATTGGGCCGTAATGTGACAACGTTTTCTGCCGAAGTGGTTGACTGCTTTATGAACTACAGGTGGCCGGGTAATATCCGCGAACTTAAAAATGTGATCAGGCGTGCGGCATTGCTGGCCGAAGACAGCGAGATCACCATGAAGGCGCTTCCATTGGAGATATCAAATTTTAAAGCTCCTTCATTTGAGCCGGGCTTTACTACAACGCACGAAGTACCCGAAATGAAAGAAGCGCGACATGACCTTAAAAATGCCGCGCTCGAGGCCGAGTATGAAACCATTATTAAAGTTTTAAGGGAAGTTAATTTTAATAAAACAAAAGCCGCGGAGATCTTAAATATCGACCGTAAAACGCTTTATAATAAAATGAAGGCCATAAACCTTAAGTAA
- a CDS encoding Gfo/Idh/MocA family protein, with translation MATDRRKFLKQFGTSVILTSASLTSLAAKEEHERRILQAEKRISSNDKIRIATIGMGIMGFNDTRAALSVPGVELVACCDLYKGRLDRVKELYGPNIFTTGNYKEILSRKDIDAVIVATSDNWHVPISIDAMHSGKAVYSEKPMVHHISEGLKEIKAQRETKAVFQVGSQRVSSIAFKKARELYQAGAIGKINSIEASFSRQSALGAWQYTIPLDASVQTVDWDQFQANSKAKHDYDSNRFFRWRNYREYGTGVAGDLFVHLLTGIHFITGSKGPNKIFSIGDLDYWKDGRNVPDVMSAVISYPESPEHPAFQTTLRVNFVSGEGERSTTKIVGSEGVIDMSDGGGFTIRKRKMPVAPGYGGWDSFDTYPEAMQKAIVEEYNKKYSAADQQAPKMDDVIYHEPEGYNDSNEHFANFFDSMRTGKPVVEDAVFGFRAAAPCLACNDSYFENKVIKWDPVNMKLG, from the coding sequence ATGGCAACTGACAGAAGAAAATTTTTAAAGCAATTTGGCACCTCGGTTATCCTCACCTCGGCATCGCTTACCAGCCTGGCCGCTAAGGAAGAGCATGAACGGCGAATATTACAGGCCGAAAAACGCATCAGCTCAAATGATAAGATAAGGATAGCCACCATTGGTATGGGCATTATGGGTTTTAATGATACCCGCGCTGCGCTCAGTGTTCCCGGGGTGGAACTGGTGGCTTGCTGCGATCTGTATAAAGGCCGTCTTGACCGTGTTAAAGAATTGTATGGGCCAAATATATTTACTACAGGGAATTATAAGGAAATTTTAAGCCGTAAGGATATCGACGCGGTTATAGTTGCCACCAGCGACAACTGGCATGTTCCAATATCCATTGACGCGATGCACAGCGGCAAAGCCGTTTACAGCGAAAAGCCAATGGTGCACCACATCAGCGAGGGGCTTAAGGAAATAAAGGCGCAACGGGAAACCAAAGCGGTGTTCCAGGTGGGCAGCCAGCGTGTAAGCAGCATTGCTTTTAAAAAGGCACGGGAGTTATACCAGGCGGGCGCTATAGGGAAAATAAACTCTATTGAAGCATCATTCAGCAGGCAAAGCGCTTTAGGCGCGTGGCAGTATACTATCCCTCTTGATGCCTCTGTACAAACAGTAGATTGGGATCAGTTTCAGGCCAATAGCAAGGCAAAGCACGATTATGACAGTAATCGCTTTTTCAGGTGGCGCAATTACCGCGAATATGGCACGGGTGTAGCCGGTGATCTGTTTGTACACCTGCTTACAGGCATCCACTTTATAACCGGCTCGAAAGGACCCAACAAAATATTTTCAATTGGCGACCTCGACTACTGGAAGGATGGGCGCAATGTGCCCGATGTAATGAGCGCGGTGATCTCCTATCCCGAATCACCCGAACATCCGGCTTTCCAGACTACCCTGCGGGTTAATTTTGTAAGCGGCGAGGGTGAGCGCTCCACAACCAAAATTGTGGGTTCTGAAGGGGTTATTGACATGAGCGATGGCGGAGGTTTTACTATTCGTAAACGTAAAATGCCGGTAGCGCCGGGTTATGGCGGATGGGATTCATTTGATACTTATCCGGAAGCTATGCAAAAGGCCATTGTGGAGGAGTACAATAAAAAGTACTCCGCAGCCGATCAGCAGGCACCTAAAATGGATGATGTTATTTACCACGAACCCGAAGGTTACAATGATTCAAACGAGCATTTTGCCAACTTTTTTGATTCCATGCGTACAGGAAAACCGGTAGTTGAAGATGCCGTATTCGGTTTCCGCGCCGCAGCCCCCTGCCTGGCTTGTAACGACAGCTATTTTGAAAATAAGGTTATTAAGTGGGATCCGGTGAACATGAAGCTGGGATAG
- a CDS encoding succinate dehydrogenase/fumarate reductase iron-sulfur subunit produces the protein MSNGNMNLTLKVWRQKNAQTAGKFVTYKAENISPDMSFLEMLDVVNESLTHKGDEPIHFDHDCREGICGMCSLYINGHPHGPKRAVTTCQLHMRTFHDGETITIEPWRASAFPVIKDLAVDRSAFDRIQQAGGYVSVNTGGVPDGNAIPIPKVIADEAFNSATCIGCGACVAACKNASAMLFVSAKITQLGLLPQGQPERYRRVQSMVTQMDEEGFGSCTNTGACEAECPKEIKLTNIARMNNDYFSAKLFRQEEIHEEQHGG, from the coding sequence ATGAGTAACGGAAATATGAACCTGACGCTTAAAGTATGGCGTCAAAAAAACGCTCAGACAGCGGGGAAATTTGTGACATATAAGGCCGAAAATATTTCGCCCGACATGTCATTCCTGGAAATGCTTGACGTTGTTAACGAAAGCTTAACCCACAAAGGCGATGAGCCTATCCATTTTGATCATGATTGCCGCGAAGGTATTTGCGGTATGTGCTCATTATATATTAACGGCCACCCGCACGGACCAAAACGCGCCGTTACTACCTGCCAGCTGCACATGCGTACTTTTCATGATGGCGAAACCATCACCATTGAACCTTGGCGCGCGTCAGCATTCCCGGTAATTAAAGACCTGGCGGTTGACCGCTCCGCGTTCGACCGTATCCAGCAGGCTGGTGGTTATGTGTCGGTAAATACCGGTGGTGTACCCGATGGTAATGCCATTCCCATCCCTAAGGTAATTGCCGACGAGGCCTTTAACTCTGCTACCTGTATAGGCTGCGGCGCCTGCGTTGCGGCATGTAAAAACGCATCGGCCATGCTTTTTGTATCGGCTAAAATAACCCAGCTGGGCTTATTGCCGCAAGGTCAGCCAGAGCGCTACCGTCGTGTACAATCAATGGTAACACAAATGGACGAAGAAGGATTTGGCAGCTGTACCAACACCGGCGCCTGCGAAGCAGAATGCCCGAAAGAAATTAAGCTTACCAACATCGCCCGCATGAACAATGACTATTTCAGCGCAAAACTGTTCCGTCAGGAAGAAATTCATGAAGAACAACATGGTGGTTAA
- a CDS encoding DJ-1/PfpI family protein, translating to MKKSGFLLAFLLFVFAISTISAQSPAAKNPIVYVCPPCNSDCDKLQFDKPGTCPHCGMKLVKTTSGDLKKQLSLKPVTICFYLQNGVEVLDFAGPMEIFSAAGFKVFTVSKTKEPIRSQGILSIIPDYAIDNAPPADVLVVFGGETGSRTIDGEVLSWIKAQKPHTQYYLSVCTGAFTLGRAGILDNLTATTYHTQIDNLRQLLPKTKVMANVRFVDNGNVITTAGISAGMDGALHLVEKLRGRDFAKSVATTIEYDKWIAEQGLIVKR from the coding sequence ATGAAAAAATCTGGTTTTCTTTTAGCTTTTTTGCTGTTTGTATTTGCCATATCTACGATATCCGCGCAGTCGCCGGCAGCTAAAAATCCTATTGTTTACGTTTGCCCTCCCTGCAACAGCGATTGTGATAAACTGCAATTTGATAAACCAGGTACTTGTCCGCATTGCGGCATGAAGCTGGTTAAAACAACATCCGGCGATTTGAAAAAACAACTCAGTCTTAAACCAGTAACTATTTGTTTTTATCTGCAAAACGGAGTTGAGGTATTGGACTTTGCCGGCCCTATGGAAATTTTCAGCGCCGCAGGTTTCAAAGTATTTACGGTTTCCAAAACCAAAGAGCCAATCCGGTCGCAGGGCATTTTATCTATTATACCCGATTACGCTATAGATAACGCGCCCCCTGCCGATGTGCTGGTAGTTTTTGGAGGCGAAACCGGCTCGCGTACTATTGATGGCGAAGTATTATCATGGATAAAGGCCCAGAAACCTCACACACAGTATTATTTATCGGTATGTACAGGTGCGTTTACTTTAGGAAGAGCCGGAATTTTAGATAACCTTACGGCAACCACTTATCATACACAGATTGATAACTTACGGCAGCTTCTTCCGAAAACCAAAGTTATGGCCAATGTAAGGTTTGTAGATAATGGCAATGTGATCACAACCGCCGGTATTTCGGCTGGGATGGATGGCGCGCTGCATTTGGTTGAAAAATTACGTGGCAGGGACTTTGCAAAAAGTGTTGCCACAACAATTGAATATGATAAATGGATAGCGGAGCAGGGCTTGATTGTAAAACGGTAA
- a CDS encoding cobalamin B12-binding domain-containing protein, translating to MSNTFNRPIRVLVAKVGLDGHDRGARIIATSLRDAGMEVIYTGLRQTPEMVVNTALQEDVDAIGISILSGAHMTVFPRIINLIREKQMDDVLLTGGGIIPHEDMLALKQLGVGELFPPGTNTQDIVTYITNWVHEHRNF from the coding sequence ATGAGTAATACCTTTAACCGACCCATCCGCGTTTTAGTTGCCAAAGTAGGGCTTGACGGGCACGACCGCGGAGCGCGCATTATTGCTACCTCGCTGCGCGATGCGGGCATGGAAGTAATTTATACAGGCTTACGCCAAACCCCCGAAATGGTAGTAAACACCGCCCTGCAGGAAGATGTGGATGCTATAGGCATATCTATATTGTCCGGCGCTCACATGACCGTTTTTCCACGCATCATTAACCTCATCAGGGAAAAACAAATGGATGATGTGCTGCTTACCGGCGGCGGTATTATTCCGCATGAAGATATGCTGGCCCTGAAACAGTTGGGTGTAGGCGAGCTTTTTCCGCCGGGGACTAACACGCAAGACATTGTTACCTATATTACAAACTGGGTGCACGAGCACCGTAATTTTTAA
- a CDS encoding fumarate reductase/succinate dehydrogenase flavoprotein subunit, protein MSLDAKIPQGPLAEKWSKHKFNLKLVNPANKRKYDIIIVGTGLAGASAAATLAELGYNVKSFCFQDSPRRAHSIAAQGGINAAKNYQNDGDSVYRLFYDTIKGGDYRAREGNVHRLAEVSVNIIDQCVAQGVPFAREYGGLLDNRSFGGAQVSRTFYARGQTGQQLLLGAYSALNRQIHAGKVKMYTRTEMLDVVTVDGHAKGIVTRNMLTGAIETHAGHAVLLCTGGYSNVFYLSTNAIGSNVTAAWRAHKRGAFFGNPCYTQIHPTCIPVSGDHQSKLTLMSESLRNDGRVWAPKTKEIAEQLRKGTIKANEVKEDDRDYFLERKYPAFGNLVPRDVASRNAKEMVEDGRGVGTSGFAVFLDFADAIKRLGEETVAAKYGNLFDMYIQITNENPYKQPMRIYPAVHYTMGGLWVDYNLSTNVPGLYALGECNFSDHGANRLGASALMQGLSDGYFVIPYTLGDYLATIGPKKVDTSHPAFEQTKKDVLEYINKLLALKGNKTVNEYHRDLGHIMWEYCGMARTEEGLKKAKGLIQELKADFWKNAIVTGENEEVNASLERAGRVADFIELGELMVDDALMRRESCGGHFRVESQTESGEALRDDENFAFVAAWEFKGENQPEVLHKEQLVFESVHLTQRNYA, encoded by the coding sequence ATGAGTTTAGATGCTAAAATTCCTCAAGGCCCATTAGCCGAAAAATGGAGCAAGCATAAATTTAACCTGAAGCTGGTTAACCCGGCCAACAAGCGTAAATATGATATTATTATTGTAGGTACGGGTTTGGCAGGAGCTTCGGCCGCGGCTACACTGGCCGAGCTGGGTTATAACGTAAAATCTTTTTGCTTTCAGGATAGCCCCCGCCGTGCGCACTCTATTGCTGCACAGGGTGGTATAAACGCTGCAAAAAATTACCAGAACGACGGCGACAGCGTTTACCGTCTGTTTTATGACACTATTAAAGGCGGCGATTACCGCGCCCGCGAAGGCAATGTTCACCGCCTGGCCGAAGTGTCGGTAAATATTATTGACCAGTGCGTTGCGCAGGGTGTTCCATTCGCGCGCGAATATGGCGGCTTACTTGATAACCGCTCATTTGGTGGTGCCCAGGTGTCCCGTACGTTTTACGCCCGCGGTCAAACTGGACAACAATTATTATTAGGCGCGTACTCGGCACTTAACCGCCAGATACACGCCGGCAAAGTAAAAATGTACACTCGCACCGAAATGCTTGATGTGGTTACCGTTGATGGCCATGCCAAAGGTATTGTTACCCGTAACATGCTCACCGGCGCCATTGAAACCCATGCAGGGCACGCGGTATTATTATGTACAGGTGGTTACAGCAACGTATTTTACCTGTCAACCAACGCCATCGGTTCAAACGTTACGGCTGCCTGGAGGGCCCACAAACGTGGCGCGTTCTTTGGCAATCCTTGCTATACTCAAATTCACCCAACCTGTATCCCGGTAAGCGGCGATCACCAGTCGAAGCTTACACTGATGTCTGAATCGTTACGTAACGACGGACGTGTTTGGGCACCAAAAACAAAGGAAATTGCCGAGCAACTGCGTAAGGGCACTATTAAAGCAAATGAGGTTAAGGAAGACGATCGCGATTACTTCCTGGAACGTAAATATCCGGCCTTTGGTAACCTTGTTCCGCGCGACGTGGCTTCACGTAATGCCAAGGAAATGGTTGAAGACGGCCGAGGTGTAGGTACTTCTGGATTTGCCGTATTCCTTGACTTTGCCGATGCTATTAAACGCCTGGGCGAAGAAACCGTTGCGGCTAAATATGGCAACTTGTTTGATATGTATATCCAGATCACCAACGAGAATCCATACAAGCAGCCAATGCGTATCTATCCAGCTGTTCACTATACCATGGGTGGCCTTTGGGTTGATTATAACTTGAGCACCAATGTACCGGGCTTATATGCTTTGGGCGAGTGTAACTTCAGCGACCATGGCGCTAACCGTTTAGGTGCTTCTGCCTTGATGCAGGGCTTGTCTGACGGTTACTTTGTAATTCCTTATACACTGGGTGATTATCTGGCTACCATCGGCCCTAAAAAGGTTGATACCAGCCACCCTGCTTTTGAGCAAACTAAAAAAGACGTATTAGAGTACATCAATAAACTACTTGCTTTAAAAGGCAATAAAACAGTTAACGAATACCATCGCGACCTTGGTCATATTATGTGGGAGTACTGCGGAATGGCGCGTACAGAGGAAGGCCTGAAAAAAGCTAAAGGCCTGATTCAGGAACTAAAAGCCGATTTCTGGAAGAATGCTATCGTAACAGGCGAAAACGAAGAAGTAAACGCTTCGTTAGAAAGGGCCGGTCGTGTAGCCGACTTTATTGAGCTGGGCGAACTGATGGTTGATGACGCGCTGATGCGCCGCGAATCATGCGGAGGTCACTTCAGGGTAGAATCGCAAACAGAAAGTGGCGAGGCCTTACGCGATGATGAAAACTTTGCTTTTGTTGCAGCCTGGGAATTTAAAGGCGAAAACCAACCCGAAGTATTGCACAAAGAGCAGCTTGTATTTGAATCGGTACATTTAACACAAAGGAATTACGCGTAG